In a single window of the Thunnus maccoyii chromosome 7, fThuMac1.1, whole genome shotgun sequence genome:
- the LOC121900064 gene encoding vitellogenin-2-like isoform X2: MRVLVLALTVALAAGYQVSFAPEFATGKTYVYKYEALLMGGLPEEGLARAGVKVTSKVLISAAAADTFMLKLVDPQIFEYSGIWPKDAFIPATKLTSALAAQLLTPIKFEYANGVVGKVFAPASVTATVLNVYRGILNIFQMNIKKTQSVYDLQEPGAQGVCKTHYAISEDAKADRITVTKTKDLNHCQERIIKDIGLAYTERCVECEASGNTLKGTVAFDYIMKPLATGSLILEATATEVIQFSPFNILNGAAQMEAKQTLTFLEIERVPVEPIRADYLHHGSLQYEFGSELLQTPIQLLKISNVEAQIIEILNHLVAFNVAKVHEDAPLKFIELVQLMREARFEIIEALWSQYKVRSDYRHWILNAIPAIGSHVALRFIKEKFLAGELTIAEAAQALLASVHMVTADREAIKLVEGLTMNHKIQENPVLREIVMLGYGTLVAKYCAENPTCPADFVRPIHELLVQAVASGDIKELTVVLKVLGNAGHPASLKPITKLLPGFGSAAANLPHRVHIDAVLALRNIAKKEPKRIQEMALQLFMDKALQPEERMVAAIVLFETKPPTGLVTTLADKLLKETNLQVASFVYSYMKAMTKNTAPDFSSVAAACNVAVKILSPKFDRLSYRFSRALYSDAYYSSWMMGAAASAFYVNDAATILPRAIVAKARTYLAGAYADVLELGVRTEGIQEAALKIPKAPENAERITKMKQVMKALSEWKANPLSQPLASVYVKFFGQEIAFANIDKAIVDQIIELASGSEIHNYGRKVMDALLSGVAAHYVKPILVAEVRRILPTAVGLPMELSFYTAAVAAASVEFKASVTPPLPANFHASQLLKSDISLSAAISPSVSMHTYAVMGVNTALIQASLLSRARVHTIVPAQMEARIDMIKGNFKLQFLPVQGVDKIASALVETFAVARNVEDLAAAKITPMIPAEAVAQLSRETFSSRISRMASTVIGSMSASSEILPVEVPSKLANKVKLPRAFEKKMCAAFETFGIKACTEIESRNAAFIKDCPLYAIIGKHAILVEVVPVAGPVIEKIEIEIQVGDKAAEKIIKVINVSEEEEILEDKNVLMKLKKILVPGLKNRTSSSSSSSRSLSSRSSSSRSSSSRSSRSSSVSSSASSSVSSKSSSSSSSRRKSKMVDVAALGSKASKKLSRHSSSASSSQSSSSSARSNSASSSRSSVLSGSHSSSSSSSRSSSMSKQELYDMTFTKNHIHQHAISTARDTSGSSAYSFEAIYNKAKYLASTVTPAVVILIRAVRADHKVQGYQIAAYFDKSTTRLQVIFANLAESDHWRICADGVMLSNHKLMAHIGWGMECNQYKTEITAETGLVAQAPAFRLKLTWDHLPKPMRRYAKRLSEYISDIAPATGLTLAKVKNVRHQIKLTVAAASEKSLNVVLKTPKRTIYKRDLGLPVYLPFGDTAAELEAYQDNMLDKISYMFTKAHAAKCAMIKDTLITFNNRKYKNEMPHSCYQVLAQDCTPELKFMVLLKRDQTQEQNQINVKIADIDIDMYPRNSVVMVTVNGIEIPISNLPYQHPTGKIQIRQKGEGIALHAPSHGLQEVYFGLNALKVKVVDWMRGQTCGLCGKADGEVREEYRTPNERLTKNAVSYAHSWVMPGKSCRDSSECLMKLESVKLEKQMVLHGEESKCYSVEPVLRCLPGCMPVRTTTVTVGFHCLPADSYMNRSEGLSNIYQKSEDVTETAEAHLACRCHAQCA, from the exons ATGAGGGTGCTTGTACTCGCTCTCACTGTGGCCCTTGCAG cTGGCTACCAGGTCAGCTTTG CCCCAGAATTTGCTACTGGAAAGACTTACGTGTACAAATATGAAGCACTTCTGATGGGCGGCCTGCCTGAGGAGGGTCTGGCACGGGCCGGAGTGAAAGTGACAAGCAAAGTCCTGATCAGTGCAGCGGCTGCCGACACCTTCATGCTGAAG CTTGTAGACCCTCAAATCTTTGAGTACAGTGGCATCTGGCCCAAAGATGCTTTCATCCCAGCCACCAAGCTCACCTCAGCCCTGGCTGCTCAGCTCCTGACACCCATCAAGTTTGAGTATGCCAATGGTGTCGTCGGCAAAGTATTCGCACCCGCTAGCGTCACTGCAACTGTGCTGAATGTCTACAGGGGAATCCTCAACATCTTCCAGATGAACATCAAGAAGACACAGAGCGTCTATGACCTCCAGGAG CCTGGAGCTCAGGGTGTGTGCAAGACCCACTACGCCATCAGTGAGGACGCAAAGGCTGACCGCATCACTGTGACCAAGACCAAGGACCTGAACCACTGCCAGGAGAGAATCATTAAGGACATCGGCTTGGCTTACACAGAGAGATGTGTTGAGTGTGAGGCT AGCGGAAATACCCTGAAGGGAACTGTAGCCTTTGACTACATCATGAAGCCTTTGGCCACAGGTTCTCTGATCTTGGAGGCAACTGCTACAGAGGTCATCCAGTTCTCACCTTTCAACATCTTGAACGGCGCCGCCCAGATGGAGGCTAA GCAAACCTTGACCTTCCTGGAGATCGAGAGGGTCCCTGTGGAGCCCATCAGAGCTGACTATCTTCACCATGGATCCCTGCAGTACGAGTTTGGCAGTGAGCTTCTCCAGACACCCATCCAGCTTCTGAAGATTAGCAATGTTGAGGCTCAG attATTGAGATTCTGAACCACCTGGTGGCCTTCAATGTAGCCAAGGTCCATGAAGATGCACCTCTGAAGTTTATTGAGCTTGTCCAGTTAATGCGTGAGGCCAGATTTGAAATTATTGAGGCCCTCTGGAGTCAGTACAAAGTTAGATCTGATTACAG GCACTGGATCCTGAATGCCATCCCTGCCATTGGTTCTCATGTTGCTCTGAGGTTCATCAAGGAGAAGTTCCTTGCTGGTGAGCTGACTATTGCTGAAGCTGCTCAAGCTCTGCTGGCATCTGTGCACATGGTGACAGCTGACCGGGAAGCCATCAAGCTTGTTGAG GGCCTGACTATGAACCACAAGATTCAAGAAAACCCAGTCCTGCGTGAGATTGTCATGCTGGGCTACGGCACCCTGGTTGCTAAATACTGCGCAGAGAACCCAACTTGCCCAGCTGATTTTGTGAGG CCCATCCATGAACTCCTTGTCCAGGCTGTTGCCAGTGGTGATATTAAGGAACTCACTGTTGTTCTCAAAGTTCTGGGTAACGCTGGACATCCTGCCAGCCTCAAGCCAATCACAAAGCTCCTGCCTGGCTTTGGCAGTGCTGCTGCTAATCTGCCACATAGAGTTCACATTGATGCTGTTCTGGCCCTGAGGAACATTGCAAAGAAGGAGCCCAAGAGG ATCCAGGAAATGGCTCTTCAGCTGTTCATGGATAAGGCTCTCCAACCAGAAGAACGTATGGTTGCTGCTATCGTGTTGTTTGAGACCAAACCGCCTACGGGTCTGGTGACTACCCTTGCCGACAAACTCTTGAAAGAAACAAACCTGCAGGTCGCTAGCTTTGTCTACTCTTACATGAAGGCCATGACGAAGAACACTgcccctgacttttcttctgt TGCTGCCGCCTGTAATGTTGCTGTGAAGATCCTCAGCCCCAAATTCGACAGACTGAGCTACCGCTTCAGCAGAGCTCTCTATTCTGATGCCTACTACA GCTCCTGGATGATGGGTGCTGCTGCCAGTGCCTTCTATGTCAATGATGCTGCGACTATTTTGCCAAGAGCCATTGTGGCCAAAGCTCGCACCTACCTGGCAGGAGCTTATGCTGATGTCCTTGAG cttgGAGTGAGAACTGAGGGAATCCAGGAGGCCGCTCTGAAAATCCCCAAGGCTCCTGAGAATGCTGAAAGGATCACCAAGATGAAACAAGTTATGAAGGCT CTCTCTGAGTGGAAGGCTAATCCTTTAAGCCAGCCCCTGGCCTCTGTGTACGTGAAATTCTTCGGACAGGAAATTGCATTTGCCAACATTGACAAAGCCATTGTTGACCAGATTATTGAG CTTGCCTCCGGATCTGAAATTCACAATTATGGAAGGAAGGTTATGGATGCTCTGCTGTCTGGTGTGGCAGCTCATTATGTTAAGCCAATACTGGTTGCTGAGGTTCGTCGCATCCTACCCACTGCTGTTGGTCTGCCAATGGAGCTCAGTTTCTATactgctgctgtggctgctgcaTCTGTTGAAT TCAAAGCCTCTGTGACACCACCTCTTCCTGCGAACTTCCACGCTTCTCAGCTTCTTAAGTCTGATATCAGCCTGAGTGCTGCAATTTCTCCAAG TGTTTCCATGCACACCTATGCAGTTATGGGTGTGAATACTGCTTTGATCCAGGCTTCCCTGCTGTCAAGAGCCAGAGTTCACACAATTGTTCCTGCACAAATGGAAGCAAGAATTGATATGATTAAGGGCAACTTCAAGCTCCAGTTCCTGCCTGTTCAGGGCGTCGATAAGATTGCATCTGCACT TGTTGAGACTTTTGCTGTCGCAAGAAATGTGGAAGACCTCGCAGCTGCCAAGATAACACCAATGATTCCAGCTGAAGCTGTGGCTCAGCTGTCAAGGGAGACCTTCTCTTCAAGGATTTCTAGGATGGCATCCACTGTGATCGGTAGCATG tcAGCATCATCTGAAATCCTTCCTGTTGAGGTGCCAAGCAAACTTGCCAACAAGGTGAAACTCCCCAGGGCCtttgagaagaaaatgtgtgcTGCATTTGAAACCTTTGGAATCAAGGCATGCACTGAGATTGAATCTCGCAACGCTGCTTTCATCAAAGACTGTCCACTCTATGCCATAATTGGAAAACATGCTATCCTGGTTGAGGTTGTTCCAG TTGCTGGACCCGTCATTGAGAAGATTGAAATTGAGATTCAGGTTGGCgataaagcagcagaaaagaTCATCAAAGTGATTAACGTGAGCGAGGAAGAGGAAATTCTCGAGGACAAGAACGTCCTGATGAAACTCAAGAAAATCCTGGTTCCTGGTCTAAAGAACAGAActtcctccagctccagcaGTTCTCGTTCTCTCAGCTCCCGCTCCAGCAGCTCCCGTTCCAGCAGCTCCCGCTCCAGCCGCTCCAGCTCTGTCAGTTCAAGTGCCTCTTCCTCTGTATCATCCAAgtcttcctccagctcctcctctcgCCGCAAGAGCAAGATGGTCGATGTTGCTGCCCTGGGAAGCAAGGCATCAAAGAAACTGAGCAGGCATTCCAGCAGTGCCTCCAGCAGCCAATCAAGCTCCTCCAGCGCCCGCTCCAATAGCGCTTCAAGCAGCCGCTCATCTGTCCTGTCCGGCAGCCACTCTTCCAGCTCTAGCTCCTCCAGGTCCAGCTCCATGTCAAAG CAAGAGCTGTATGACATGACGTTCACCAAGAACCACATCCACCAG CATGCTATCTCCACAGCCCGTGACACCAGTGGGAGCAGCGCCTACAGCTTCGAAGCCATCTACAATAAA GCCAAGTACCTCGCCAGTACTGTCACTCCTGCTGTGGTCATTCTCATCCGCGCTGTTAGAGCCGACCACAAGGTTCAGGGATACCAGATCGCAGCTTACTTTGACAAATCAACCACCAGACTGCAGGTCATTTTCGCCAACCTGGCAGAGAGTGACCACTGGAGAATCTGTGCTGATGGTGTGATGCTGAGCAACCACAAGCTGATG GCCCATATTGGCTGGGGAATGGAATGCAATCAATACAAGACTGAGATCACAGCTGAAACTGGTCTTGTGGCTCAAGCACCTGCATTCCGCCTGAAGCTGACCTGGGACCATCTTCCAAAACCCATGAGGCGCTATGCAAAGAG GCTGTCTGAGTACATTTCAGATATTGCTCCAGCGACTGGATTAACTCTGGCAAAGGTCAAGAATGTTCGTCATCAGATCAAACTGACTGTGGCTGCTGCTTCTGAGAAAAGCCTGAATGTTGTGCTGAAGACACCAAAG AGGACCATCTACAAACGTGACCTGGGTCTCCCTGTTTATCTGCCATTTGGAGACACTGCTGCAGAGCTGGAAGCATACCAGGACAACATGCTTGACAAGATCTCCTACATGTTCACCAAGGCCCATGCag CTAAGTGTGCCATGATCAAAGACACACTGATCACCTTCAACAACAGGAAATACAAGAACGAAATGCCCCACTCTTGCTACCAGGTTTTGGCTCAGGATTGCACCCCAGAACTCAAATTCATGGTTCTGCTGAAGAGAGACCAAACACAGGAACAGAACCAAATCAATGTGAAGATTGCAGACAT TGACATAGACATGTATCCGAGGAATagtgttgtcatggtgacggTCAATGGAATAGAAATCCCCATCAGCAACCTGCCATACCAGCATCCAACAG gCAAAATTCAGATCAGACAGAAAGGTGAGGGCATTGCTCTCCATGCTCCTAGCCATGGTCTTCAGGAGGTCTACTTTGGACTGAACGCATTGAAG GTTAAAGTTGTGGACTGGATGAGGGGACAGACCTGTGGACTCTGTGGAAAGGCTGATGGGGAAGTCAGAGAGGAGTACCGCACACCCAACGAACGCCTGACCAAGAATGCAGTCAGCTACGCTCACTCCTGGGTTATGCCTGGAAAGAGCTGCCGCGACTCCTCTG AGTGCTTAATGAAGCTTGAATCTGTGAAGCTGGAAAAGCAAATGGTCCTCCACGGCGAGGAGTCCAAATGCTACTCTGTTGAGCCTGTGCTGCGCTGCTTGCCCGGCTGCATGCCAGTGAGAACCACCACCGTCACTGTCGGCTTCCACTGCCTGCCTGCTG ATTCCTACATGAATCGCTCTGAGGGTCTGAGCAACATCTACCAGAAGAGCGAGGATGTAACAGAAACAGCCGAAGCCCACCTGGCCTGTCGCTGCCATGCTCAGTGCGCTTAA
- the LOC121900064 gene encoding vitellogenin-2-like isoform X1, with protein MESCFHTILSCLSLVFLLRFLLKIIFLFIIAAPEFATGKTYVYKYEALLMGGLPEEGLARAGVKVTSKVLISAAAADTFMLKLVDPQIFEYSGIWPKDAFIPATKLTSALAAQLLTPIKFEYANGVVGKVFAPASVTATVLNVYRGILNIFQMNIKKTQSVYDLQEPGAQGVCKTHYAISEDAKADRITVTKTKDLNHCQERIIKDIGLAYTERCVECEASGNTLKGTVAFDYIMKPLATGSLILEATATEVIQFSPFNILNGAAQMEAKQTLTFLEIERVPVEPIRADYLHHGSLQYEFGSELLQTPIQLLKISNVEAQIIEILNHLVAFNVAKVHEDAPLKFIELVQLMREARFEIIEALWSQYKVRSDYRHWILNAIPAIGSHVALRFIKEKFLAGELTIAEAAQALLASVHMVTADREAIKLVEGLTMNHKIQENPVLREIVMLGYGTLVAKYCAENPTCPADFVRPIHELLVQAVASGDIKELTVVLKVLGNAGHPASLKPITKLLPGFGSAAANLPHRVHIDAVLALRNIAKKEPKRIQEMALQLFMDKALQPEERMVAAIVLFETKPPTGLVTTLADKLLKETNLQVASFVYSYMKAMTKNTAPDFSSVAAACNVAVKILSPKFDRLSYRFSRALYSDAYYSSWMMGAAASAFYVNDAATILPRAIVAKARTYLAGAYADVLELGVRTEGIQEAALKIPKAPENAERITKMKQVMKALSEWKANPLSQPLASVYVKFFGQEIAFANIDKAIVDQIIELASGSEIHNYGRKVMDALLSGVAAHYVKPILVAEVRRILPTAVGLPMELSFYTAAVAAASVEFKASVTPPLPANFHASQLLKSDISLSAAISPSVSMHTYAVMGVNTALIQASLLSRARVHTIVPAQMEARIDMIKGNFKLQFLPVQGVDKIASALVETFAVARNVEDLAAAKITPMIPAEAVAQLSRETFSSRISRMASTVIGSMSASSEILPVEVPSKLANKVKLPRAFEKKMCAAFETFGIKACTEIESRNAAFIKDCPLYAIIGKHAILVEVVPVAGPVIEKIEIEIQVGDKAAEKIIKVINVSEEEEILEDKNVLMKLKKILVPGLKNRTSSSSSSSRSLSSRSSSSRSSSSRSSRSSSVSSSASSSVSSKSSSSSSSRRKSKMVDVAALGSKASKKLSRHSSSASSSQSSSSSARSNSASSSRSSVLSGSHSSSSSSSRSSSMSKQELYDMTFTKNHIHQHAISTARDTSGSSAYSFEAIYNKAKYLASTVTPAVVILIRAVRADHKVQGYQIAAYFDKSTTRLQVIFANLAESDHWRICADGVMLSNHKLMAHIGWGMECNQYKTEITAETGLVAQAPAFRLKLTWDHLPKPMRRYAKRLSEYISDIAPATGLTLAKVKNVRHQIKLTVAAASEKSLNVVLKTPKRTIYKRDLGLPVYLPFGDTAAELEAYQDNMLDKISYMFTKAHAAKCAMIKDTLITFNNRKYKNEMPHSCYQVLAQDCTPELKFMVLLKRDQTQEQNQINVKIADIDIDMYPRNSVVMVTVNGIEIPISNLPYQHPTGKIQIRQKGEGIALHAPSHGLQEVYFGLNALKVKVVDWMRGQTCGLCGKADGEVREEYRTPNERLTKNAVSYAHSWVMPGKSCRDSSECLMKLESVKLEKQMVLHGEESKCYSVEPVLRCLPGCMPVRTTTVTVGFHCLPADSYMNRSEGLSNIYQKSEDVTETAEAHLACRCHAQCA; from the exons ATGGAAAGTTGTTTTCACACCATACTTTCCTgtcttagtttagtttttttattgaggtttttattaaagattattttcttgtttattattGCAGCCCCAGAATTTGCTACTGGAAAGACTTACGTGTACAAATATGAAGCACTTCTGATGGGCGGCCTGCCTGAGGAGGGTCTGGCACGGGCCGGAGTGAAAGTGACAAGCAAAGTCCTGATCAGTGCAGCGGCTGCCGACACCTTCATGCTGAAG CTTGTAGACCCTCAAATCTTTGAGTACAGTGGCATCTGGCCCAAAGATGCTTTCATCCCAGCCACCAAGCTCACCTCAGCCCTGGCTGCTCAGCTCCTGACACCCATCAAGTTTGAGTATGCCAATGGTGTCGTCGGCAAAGTATTCGCACCCGCTAGCGTCACTGCAACTGTGCTGAATGTCTACAGGGGAATCCTCAACATCTTCCAGATGAACATCAAGAAGACACAGAGCGTCTATGACCTCCAGGAG CCTGGAGCTCAGGGTGTGTGCAAGACCCACTACGCCATCAGTGAGGACGCAAAGGCTGACCGCATCACTGTGACCAAGACCAAGGACCTGAACCACTGCCAGGAGAGAATCATTAAGGACATCGGCTTGGCTTACACAGAGAGATGTGTTGAGTGTGAGGCT AGCGGAAATACCCTGAAGGGAACTGTAGCCTTTGACTACATCATGAAGCCTTTGGCCACAGGTTCTCTGATCTTGGAGGCAACTGCTACAGAGGTCATCCAGTTCTCACCTTTCAACATCTTGAACGGCGCCGCCCAGATGGAGGCTAA GCAAACCTTGACCTTCCTGGAGATCGAGAGGGTCCCTGTGGAGCCCATCAGAGCTGACTATCTTCACCATGGATCCCTGCAGTACGAGTTTGGCAGTGAGCTTCTCCAGACACCCATCCAGCTTCTGAAGATTAGCAATGTTGAGGCTCAG attATTGAGATTCTGAACCACCTGGTGGCCTTCAATGTAGCCAAGGTCCATGAAGATGCACCTCTGAAGTTTATTGAGCTTGTCCAGTTAATGCGTGAGGCCAGATTTGAAATTATTGAGGCCCTCTGGAGTCAGTACAAAGTTAGATCTGATTACAG GCACTGGATCCTGAATGCCATCCCTGCCATTGGTTCTCATGTTGCTCTGAGGTTCATCAAGGAGAAGTTCCTTGCTGGTGAGCTGACTATTGCTGAAGCTGCTCAAGCTCTGCTGGCATCTGTGCACATGGTGACAGCTGACCGGGAAGCCATCAAGCTTGTTGAG GGCCTGACTATGAACCACAAGATTCAAGAAAACCCAGTCCTGCGTGAGATTGTCATGCTGGGCTACGGCACCCTGGTTGCTAAATACTGCGCAGAGAACCCAACTTGCCCAGCTGATTTTGTGAGG CCCATCCATGAACTCCTTGTCCAGGCTGTTGCCAGTGGTGATATTAAGGAACTCACTGTTGTTCTCAAAGTTCTGGGTAACGCTGGACATCCTGCCAGCCTCAAGCCAATCACAAAGCTCCTGCCTGGCTTTGGCAGTGCTGCTGCTAATCTGCCACATAGAGTTCACATTGATGCTGTTCTGGCCCTGAGGAACATTGCAAAGAAGGAGCCCAAGAGG ATCCAGGAAATGGCTCTTCAGCTGTTCATGGATAAGGCTCTCCAACCAGAAGAACGTATGGTTGCTGCTATCGTGTTGTTTGAGACCAAACCGCCTACGGGTCTGGTGACTACCCTTGCCGACAAACTCTTGAAAGAAACAAACCTGCAGGTCGCTAGCTTTGTCTACTCTTACATGAAGGCCATGACGAAGAACACTgcccctgacttttcttctgt TGCTGCCGCCTGTAATGTTGCTGTGAAGATCCTCAGCCCCAAATTCGACAGACTGAGCTACCGCTTCAGCAGAGCTCTCTATTCTGATGCCTACTACA GCTCCTGGATGATGGGTGCTGCTGCCAGTGCCTTCTATGTCAATGATGCTGCGACTATTTTGCCAAGAGCCATTGTGGCCAAAGCTCGCACCTACCTGGCAGGAGCTTATGCTGATGTCCTTGAG cttgGAGTGAGAACTGAGGGAATCCAGGAGGCCGCTCTGAAAATCCCCAAGGCTCCTGAGAATGCTGAAAGGATCACCAAGATGAAACAAGTTATGAAGGCT CTCTCTGAGTGGAAGGCTAATCCTTTAAGCCAGCCCCTGGCCTCTGTGTACGTGAAATTCTTCGGACAGGAAATTGCATTTGCCAACATTGACAAAGCCATTGTTGACCAGATTATTGAG CTTGCCTCCGGATCTGAAATTCACAATTATGGAAGGAAGGTTATGGATGCTCTGCTGTCTGGTGTGGCAGCTCATTATGTTAAGCCAATACTGGTTGCTGAGGTTCGTCGCATCCTACCCACTGCTGTTGGTCTGCCAATGGAGCTCAGTTTCTATactgctgctgtggctgctgcaTCTGTTGAAT TCAAAGCCTCTGTGACACCACCTCTTCCTGCGAACTTCCACGCTTCTCAGCTTCTTAAGTCTGATATCAGCCTGAGTGCTGCAATTTCTCCAAG TGTTTCCATGCACACCTATGCAGTTATGGGTGTGAATACTGCTTTGATCCAGGCTTCCCTGCTGTCAAGAGCCAGAGTTCACACAATTGTTCCTGCACAAATGGAAGCAAGAATTGATATGATTAAGGGCAACTTCAAGCTCCAGTTCCTGCCTGTTCAGGGCGTCGATAAGATTGCATCTGCACT TGTTGAGACTTTTGCTGTCGCAAGAAATGTGGAAGACCTCGCAGCTGCCAAGATAACACCAATGATTCCAGCTGAAGCTGTGGCTCAGCTGTCAAGGGAGACCTTCTCTTCAAGGATTTCTAGGATGGCATCCACTGTGATCGGTAGCATG tcAGCATCATCTGAAATCCTTCCTGTTGAGGTGCCAAGCAAACTTGCCAACAAGGTGAAACTCCCCAGGGCCtttgagaagaaaatgtgtgcTGCATTTGAAACCTTTGGAATCAAGGCATGCACTGAGATTGAATCTCGCAACGCTGCTTTCATCAAAGACTGTCCACTCTATGCCATAATTGGAAAACATGCTATCCTGGTTGAGGTTGTTCCAG TTGCTGGACCCGTCATTGAGAAGATTGAAATTGAGATTCAGGTTGGCgataaagcagcagaaaagaTCATCAAAGTGATTAACGTGAGCGAGGAAGAGGAAATTCTCGAGGACAAGAACGTCCTGATGAAACTCAAGAAAATCCTGGTTCCTGGTCTAAAGAACAGAActtcctccagctccagcaGTTCTCGTTCTCTCAGCTCCCGCTCCAGCAGCTCCCGTTCCAGCAGCTCCCGCTCCAGCCGCTCCAGCTCTGTCAGTTCAAGTGCCTCTTCCTCTGTATCATCCAAgtcttcctccagctcctcctctcgCCGCAAGAGCAAGATGGTCGATGTTGCTGCCCTGGGAAGCAAGGCATCAAAGAAACTGAGCAGGCATTCCAGCAGTGCCTCCAGCAGCCAATCAAGCTCCTCCAGCGCCCGCTCCAATAGCGCTTCAAGCAGCCGCTCATCTGTCCTGTCCGGCAGCCACTCTTCCAGCTCTAGCTCCTCCAGGTCCAGCTCCATGTCAAAG CAAGAGCTGTATGACATGACGTTCACCAAGAACCACATCCACCAG CATGCTATCTCCACAGCCCGTGACACCAGTGGGAGCAGCGCCTACAGCTTCGAAGCCATCTACAATAAA GCCAAGTACCTCGCCAGTACTGTCACTCCTGCTGTGGTCATTCTCATCCGCGCTGTTAGAGCCGACCACAAGGTTCAGGGATACCAGATCGCAGCTTACTTTGACAAATCAACCACCAGACTGCAGGTCATTTTCGCCAACCTGGCAGAGAGTGACCACTGGAGAATCTGTGCTGATGGTGTGATGCTGAGCAACCACAAGCTGATG GCCCATATTGGCTGGGGAATGGAATGCAATCAATACAAGACTGAGATCACAGCTGAAACTGGTCTTGTGGCTCAAGCACCTGCATTCCGCCTGAAGCTGACCTGGGACCATCTTCCAAAACCCATGAGGCGCTATGCAAAGAG GCTGTCTGAGTACATTTCAGATATTGCTCCAGCGACTGGATTAACTCTGGCAAAGGTCAAGAATGTTCGTCATCAGATCAAACTGACTGTGGCTGCTGCTTCTGAGAAAAGCCTGAATGTTGTGCTGAAGACACCAAAG AGGACCATCTACAAACGTGACCTGGGTCTCCCTGTTTATCTGCCATTTGGAGACACTGCTGCAGAGCTGGAAGCATACCAGGACAACATGCTTGACAAGATCTCCTACATGTTCACCAAGGCCCATGCag CTAAGTGTGCCATGATCAAAGACACACTGATCACCTTCAACAACAGGAAATACAAGAACGAAATGCCCCACTCTTGCTACCAGGTTTTGGCTCAGGATTGCACCCCAGAACTCAAATTCATGGTTCTGCTGAAGAGAGACCAAACACAGGAACAGAACCAAATCAATGTGAAGATTGCAGACAT TGACATAGACATGTATCCGAGGAATagtgttgtcatggtgacggTCAATGGAATAGAAATCCCCATCAGCAACCTGCCATACCAGCATCCAACAG gCAAAATTCAGATCAGACAGAAAGGTGAGGGCATTGCTCTCCATGCTCCTAGCCATGGTCTTCAGGAGGTCTACTTTGGACTGAACGCATTGAAG GTTAAAGTTGTGGACTGGATGAGGGGACAGACCTGTGGACTCTGTGGAAAGGCTGATGGGGAAGTCAGAGAGGAGTACCGCACACCCAACGAACGCCTGACCAAGAATGCAGTCAGCTACGCTCACTCCTGGGTTATGCCTGGAAAGAGCTGCCGCGACTCCTCTG AGTGCTTAATGAAGCTTGAATCTGTGAAGCTGGAAAAGCAAATGGTCCTCCACGGCGAGGAGTCCAAATGCTACTCTGTTGAGCCTGTGCTGCGCTGCTTGCCCGGCTGCATGCCAGTGAGAACCACCACCGTCACTGTCGGCTTCCACTGCCTGCCTGCTG ATTCCTACATGAATCGCTCTGAGGGTCTGAGCAACATCTACCAGAAGAGCGAGGATGTAACAGAAACAGCCGAAGCCCACCTGGCCTGTCGCTGCCATGCTCAGTGCGCTTAA